ACAATGTGTAATCGCCGAATCCGGTATAGTCAACGAAGACGAAGCGGCGGTTGATATTGTGGTAGTACCAAATTTCATAGGGACGAGAACCGGACTCGAACGGATGGCGCTCGATGTCGGACGGTTCGCCGTACATGATGAAAATTCTTCCGCGGTCCGTTTCCCAACCGGGTCGATTGGTCGAATATTTTTCGTTGGCGAGTTCGACCCGGTAGTAGTACTCTTCCATCAATTCGTTTCTTTGGGTTTCCGGAGTCGGATCGCGCCGTTTCCAGAACTCTCGGAAGAGCTGTTCTCGGTCGGCCGTTGAAGCGGAACGGAGGCGGCGATTTTCTTCTGCGGAACCGATGTACTTCACCTGCCGGATGGCTTCGCCGAGATCGTTTATCGAAGCGGGAATGCCGGGTATGTTCACGTTAAACGTGACCGTGCGGGCTTCGCGCCGACCATCGCCGAGTGCTTCAAACTCGACGGTGTATTTTTGCACGGGAAGGTTTTGCATGACGACACTGTACTCGAAGTGCTCGACTTCTCCCGACGGCAAGATTTTTTCTGTTTGAGTGGCAGCCGTATCTCCATCTTCTCCGGTTACGCGCCACGTAATTTGCAGCGATTCGGGCGCCGCGGAAACGAGATCGATGGCGACCGTCGCGGGTTCTTCTCTATTCGAGAAGTTCTCAATGACTCGCGGCGTGTTTTGAGAGTCGAGGACCGTATCGGAATCAACCCAATAGAGATCTGAAACAGAGAGCAGCGAGTCCATGATCACTGCGGAGACTTTTCCGCTCCAGCGGCGCTTGCGTTTGGTTTCGTGGTCAGTGATCGTGACGGAGACTTTGTAGTCTCCGGGCGCGATGTAAAACTCTTCGGTGCGAACGGCGTTCAGAGTTCGGCTGTTGGTTTCCTTGAAGGACTCGGTGTAGACGTCCATGTCGAGATCGCGTTCGGCGGCGAGTCGGTCATCGTCGTCGATGATCACAAAGGACGCACCGAAATGCGAAACGAAACCTGATTCCACTCCGCGCACGAAGGTGAGATTGTCATAAGGAACCGAAATCGCGACAAAGACCAAAGCACTATCGGGAACGGGCGAAAGCCGTTGCCCCGTTCGGCAGCGAAAACCGCGCGGCTCCTGATCCTCGCCGAAACGAGGACGCTGTGCGACAGCCAGCGACGAAATCAGAGTTAGTGCGACAAGACAGGCAGTGCAAAGTTTCCGCATGCATCACTCCGTGAAAGAGACTCAGACTGAACCGGCACGGCATCGAGTTGATATGCCGCCGCGCCAGTCACTTTAACCATGTGCAAAACACCGGGCGACAGCGTGCCGCGCACGCGCACCCGAGCGTCGATGTCCGGCGCATCCCACGCACTGCGTCCCCACGACGCGTCACGTAAATTGCGCTCAATCAAGACCGGAATTTCGAAGCCGACAAGACTCTTGTGGCGGTCGAGACAGATTTGCTTTTGCAATTTCATCAAACGGTCAAGCCTGTCGAGAGCGACTCCCTCCTCCACTCTATCGGGAAGCTCTGCACCGGCGGTTCCGGTTTGGGGAGAATAGGTAAAGACACCTGCGCGCTCGAATTTGACGTCTTCCATGAATCGGTAAAGATCGTCGAAATCCTGATCCGTTTCGCCGGGGAAACCGACCAACACGGTCGTGCGAACGCAAACGTCTTGACGGCCGTCGCGGAAGGCGTCGATGGACGCCTTCATTTTTGCGGCGGTGGTCTTGCGGTTCATCAGCTTGAGCATTTTGGGCGACGCATGCTCGACGGGAAAATCGAGATACGGCGCGAGCTTGGGAACACGCGCAAGTTCGGTCATGAAGTGCGGCGGCGCTGACGGCGGATGCGCATAAAGAATGCGAATCCACTCAATCCCCTCAATGTCGGAGAGACGATTGCAGAGTTCTACGAGCATACGTTTGCGATAGAGATCCACGCCGTAGCTTGTAGTTTCTTGGCCGATAATCAGAAGTTCTTTGACGCCGGTGCGAGCGAGCAGCTTGGCTTCATCGACAAGTTTGTCAAGCGGTTCGCTTCGATAAAGTCCGCGCATTTGCGGAATCGCGCAGAAGGCACACGCGTGCGAGCAGCCGTCAGAAATACGGTGGTAGGCGGATCCCGGCCCAGCATTTCCACTGAACATCGTGACGTTGGATGACTCGGCAATGCTCAGGGGATTTGCACCGAGCGCAGACAACATGCCGCCCCATTCGCCGATACCGAAGACGCCGTCAAGCTCGGGGAGCTCCGCGCGAATTTCAGGACCGTCCCGTTGAGTGAGACAGCCCATGGCAAAAACGCGGCGGCCTTTGCGGGCTTGTTTCCAACGCACAGCTTCGAGCATAACCTGAATCGACTCGATTTTCGCGTCATCAATAAAACCACAGGTATTGACGACAACGACATCGGCTTGGGATTCGCGTTCGACGTACTCAAATCCGCCTTGTTTCAAAAGTCCGGCCAGAGTTTCGCTGTCGACCGTGTTTTTCGCGCAGCCGAGCGTTTGAATCATGACACGCGGCTGACGCAGATCAGCGGAGCAGTGTTTCTTCACCGCCATAGGCACTCCACGTTCGTTTCGCCGATGACTTTGCGAACGCGCGAGAGTACGTCGAGGGAAGTTTTCAGCCGATAGCGGCGAGAGCGAATCAAACGCTCTTCCCCATTCTGCTCTACGCTGAAGAGAATCTCAACGTCACCGTTGTGATGGACGAA
This region of Calditrichota bacterium genomic DNA includes:
- a CDS encoding GWxTD domain-containing protein, which produces MRKLCTACLVALTLISSLAVAQRPRFGEDQEPRGFRCRTGQRLSPVPDSALVFVAISVPYDNLTFVRGVESGFVSHFGASFVIIDDDDRLAAERDLDMDVYTESFKETNSRTLNAVRTEEFYIAPGDYKVSVTITDHETKRKRRWSGKVSAVIMDSLLSVSDLYWVDSDTVLDSQNTPRVIENFSNREEPATVAIDLVSAAPESLQITWRVTGEDGDTAATQTEKILPSGEVEHFEYSVVMQNLPVQKYTVEFEALGDGRREARTVTFNVNIPGIPASINDLGEAIRQVKYIGSAEENRRLRSASTADREQLFREFWKRRDPTPETQRNELMEEYYYRVELANEKYSTNRPGWETDRGRIFIMYGEPSDIERHPFESGSRPYEIWYYHNINRRFVFVDYTGFGDYTLSGPQLGY
- the rimO gene encoding 30S ribosomal protein S12 methylthiotransferase RimO, whose product is MAVKKHCSADLRQPRVMIQTLGCAKNTVDSETLAGLLKQGGFEYVERESQADVVVVNTCGFIDDAKIESIQVMLEAVRWKQARKGRRVFAMGCLTQRDGPEIRAELPELDGVFGIGEWGGMLSALGANPLSIAESSNVTMFSGNAGPGSAYHRISDGCSHACAFCAIPQMRGLYRSEPLDKLVDEAKLLARTGVKELLIIGQETTSYGVDLYRKRMLVELCNRLSDIEGIEWIRILYAHPPSAPPHFMTELARVPKLAPYLDFPVEHASPKMLKLMNRKTTAAKMKASIDAFRDGRQDVCVRTTVLVGFPGETDQDFDDLYRFMEDVKFERAGVFTYSPQTGTAGAELPDRVEEGVALDRLDRLMKLQKQICLDRHKSLVGFEIPVLIERNLRDASWGRSAWDAPDIDARVRVRGTLSPGVLHMVKVTGAAAYQLDAVPVQSESLSRSDACGNFALPVLSH